One window of Papaver somniferum cultivar HN1 chromosome 9, ASM357369v1, whole genome shotgun sequence genomic DNA carries:
- the LOC113308519 gene encoding uncharacterized protein LOC113308519: protein MGEEDRGSYGGAYAAPPLVSLSSFFSPSSTSYSSRRLSSNFSEPNRPIRSARRLSWVNLQGRLVNAEESSSSKAIGGSLSKEEGLAWDLFSPIRRILIVAVVAVASADLKKSRQIWKLKKAIYKRDQVLLSMQEKLDNLCEQVTTTKDQGDIEEDVSFTKIEEIPFNKVIKLEQSIIPACGCRPCGHHQDFSNGLTKDFGEKPIGGDEMFKFKPVIGGAEQEERRMSDLSDWGSSVTSAADIQLSSLALEQDIYNLQRECEEKDTTIKELASIVNAVDATGSKRISELEDVIRRKNLTISKLKKDMAVLEQQVVHLTRLRRPSSSALTLKVSQLPVMADNLLYDMSSSSPSSSDSDTPVENPPRPSVSQERSEITPPICRNVLVQTDTQTPSSAKPYLSLTKSTNKSPKLQSVSPLTENSMNQRSDSKLLVSNEMRTSGDQKRNRRRFQQPGSAKRWV from the exons ATGGGAGAAGAAGATAGAGGAAGCTATGGCGGAGCTTACGCGGCACCACCATTAGTTTCACTATCCTCATTTTTCTCaccttcttctacttcttattcTTCACGCCGATTATCAAGCAATTTCAGTGAACCGAATCGTCCGATCCGTTCAGCTAGAAGACTCTCATGGGTAAATTTACAAGGTCGACTTGTTAATGCAGAAGAATCAAGTTCTTCTAAAGCCATTGGAGGTTCATTGAGTAAAGAAGAAGGCTTAGCTTGGGATCTATTTAGTCCCATTCGTAGAATTTTAATTGTTGCCGTTGTCGCTGTTGCTTCTGCGGATTTAAAGAAATCTCGCCAGATTTGGAAGCTTAAAAAAGCCATTTATAAGAGG GATCAGGTGTTGCTAAGCATGCAGGAGAAGCTGGATAATCTATGTGAGCAGGTGACTACGACGAAGGACCAGGGTGACATTGAGGAAGATGTTTCATTCACAAAAATTGAAGAAATTCCATTCAATAAGGTCATAAAACTGGAACAAAGCATTATTCCTGCCTGCGGATGTCGTCCTTGTGGTCATCATCAGGATTTCTCAAACGGGTTGACG AAAGACTTTGGCGAGAAACCAATTGGTGGAGATGAAATGTTCAAGTTCAAACCAGTCATAGGTGGGGCAGAGCAAGAGGAACGCCGCATGTCTGATCTATCTGATTGGGGTTCGAGTGTCACATCTGCTGCAGATATCCAG CTTAGTTCGCTAGCATTAGAGCAAGATATCTATAATCTTCAAAGAGAATGCGAAGAAAAAGACACAACCATAAAGGAGTTAGCATCTATAGTTAATGCAGTTGATGCTACTGGTTCAAAG AGAATCTCAGAGTTGGAAGATGTCATACGAAGGAAAAACTTGACAATTTCAAAGCTGAAGAAGGACATGGCCGTTCTGGAGCAGCAG GTTGTTCACCTTACCAGACTTCGAAGACCTTCTTCCTCTGCATTAACATTGAAAGTTAGTCAGCTACCAGTAATGGCAGATAATCTCCTATACGACATGAGCTCTTCTAGTCCATCTTCATCAGATTCTGATACCCCTGTTGAGAATCCACCACGGCCTTCAGTTTCTCAAGAACGAAGTGAAATTACTCCTCCAATTTGTCGAAATGTTCTTGTGCAGACAGAtactcaaacaccttcttcagcAAAACCATATTTATCTTTAACGAAGTCAACTAATAAATCTCCGAAGCTTCAATCTGTTAGCCCTCTCACTGAGAATTCTATGAATCAGAGATCCGATTCTAAATTGTTGGTTAGTAATGAAATGCGAACGAGTGGGGATCAGAAAAGGAATAGGAGACGTTTTCAGCAACCTGGTTCAGCAAAGAGATGGGTTTAG